One window of the Rufibacter radiotolerans genome contains the following:
- a CDS encoding oligosaccharide flippase family protein codes for MCLAILPFKCSQILFPYLFTRRWFKAKGPKRVSNQNLRNFIPLLPNAITLIRKIKTAIQQQLLNSGLLKNRIVKNFVSLGSIQVLNFLFPLFLTPYLVRVVGINHFGLISFSQALITYFVTLNDYGFNLSTTREITLNKGNRSKIVQIYCDTLSTKAFLLGAGFLLFLALVLLLSKHSETVYFYLLSYSMVVGQSLFSVWLFQGMEEMKYISFINALSKVVTLVLILLLVKEQQDYVYVNLLYGCGFIVAGIASLVVAQRRYHLTFRFSKWANIVFQLKEGWHIFISNFSVTLYIKSNIVILGLFASKEIVGFYSIAESVINIVRQVLVVYFQAIYPHICRLVLQVKADIRAFIRKVHIPFSLMVLVGCVMVFALSEYITLFFVGYPQAKVTTVLKVLSIVPFIVVLNIPANQLLLALNHKKAYSRILMAGSVLNLLLNLALSYYFLAIGTAVSVILTELFITVGLYVMLEKNSPTFTRLFNSTAFGKGTPFSKKEGLR; via the coding sequence GTGTGCCTTGCAATCCTGCCTTTCAAGTGCTCACAGATACTCTTTCCTTACTTGTTTACAAGGCGTTGGTTCAAGGCAAAAGGGCCTAAAAGGGTATCCAATCAAAATTTACGTAACTTTATCCCCCTTCTACCCAATGCTATCACGTTGATCCGGAAAATTAAGACAGCTATACAGCAGCAACTACTCAATTCTGGTCTCCTGAAAAACAGGATCGTCAAAAATTTTGTATCGCTTGGCTCTATACAGGTGCTTAATTTTCTGTTCCCCTTATTCCTTACCCCCTATCTGGTACGGGTGGTGGGCATCAACCACTTCGGTTTGATCTCTTTCTCCCAGGCCCTGATCACGTATTTTGTCACCCTCAATGACTACGGTTTTAACCTAAGTACCACCCGGGAGATTACGCTGAACAAAGGCAACCGAAGTAAAATAGTGCAGATATACTGTGACACCCTTTCTACCAAAGCCTTTTTGCTGGGAGCAGGCTTTCTGCTCTTTTTAGCATTAGTTCTCCTTTTATCAAAACACTCGGAAACGGTATATTTCTACCTCTTGAGCTATAGCATGGTGGTTGGTCAGTCTTTGTTCTCGGTGTGGCTGTTCCAGGGCATGGAGGAAATGAAGTACATTAGCTTTATTAATGCGCTGTCTAAGGTGGTCACCCTGGTGCTAATTTTGCTCCTGGTGAAGGAACAGCAGGATTATGTGTACGTTAACCTTTTGTATGGCTGTGGATTTATAGTGGCGGGCATTGCCAGTCTGGTGGTGGCGCAGCGCCGGTACCACCTCACGTTCCGGTTCAGCAAATGGGCTAATATCGTTTTTCAGTTAAAGGAAGGCTGGCACATTTTCATCTCTAATTTCTCTGTAACGCTTTATATTAAATCTAACATTGTTATTCTGGGGTTATTCGCCTCAAAAGAGATAGTGGGTTTCTACAGCATTGCCGAAAGCGTCATCAACATTGTACGGCAGGTATTGGTGGTTTATTTCCAGGCCATCTATCCGCACATTTGCCGATTAGTTTTACAGGTTAAAGCCGACATAAGGGCTTTTATCCGGAAAGTCCATATTCCGTTTTCGCTTATGGTTTTGGTGGGGTGTGTCATGGTATTTGCGCTTTCAGAGTATATTACTCTGTTTTTTGTGGGCTACCCTCAAGCAAAGGTGACAACAGTATTAAAGGTACTAAGCATTGTGCCTTTTATTGTAGTTCTGAACATTCCGGCAAATCAATTGCTGTTGGCGCTTAACCATAAAAAAGCTTATAGCCGTATTTTAATGGCGGGGTCGGTGCTCAACCTGTTGTTGAACCTGGCCCTCAGTTATTATTTCCTGGCCATCGGCACGGCCGTTTCTGTGATTTTAACGGAGCTGTTTATAACCGTGGGGCTTTACGTGATGTTAGAGAAAAACAGCCCTACCTTTACAAGACTTTTTAATAGCACCGCATTTGGGAAAGGAACTCCTTTTTCAAAAAAAGAAGGCCTGAGGTAA
- a CDS encoding YveK family protein, whose amino-acid sequence MPETKSTDEIDLRDVWRKLKSLFSGLFEFIAGIFRLLLKKWAYFLAITSLGAALAYGVYLYTRPYYGYSMTVLLSDIRNDLIKDLVGNLSLMVNEKNHKELAKQLQVSLEDAEKMKSIQYRDLDQEEVAEDSVLVSAPFAVDVELYSKSIQNTVEAGILHYLETNQYFAKQKQIKKEHLESLVAKLKKDIASIDSTKEVAASLRGPANGFVYGEPLDPTDLYKESVVMYERLTFLEANLKRLENFDVISGFAPKLGPTGPNLKKYLLIGALSSFLLGLVFALYRERKSASVSNARF is encoded by the coding sequence ATGCCTGAGACGAAGTCTACTGACGAAATTGATTTAAGAGACGTTTGGAGAAAGCTAAAATCGCTTTTCTCAGGTCTTTTTGAGTTCATTGCCGGCATTTTTAGGCTGCTTTTGAAAAAATGGGCCTATTTCCTGGCCATAACCTCCTTGGGCGCCGCCTTGGCGTATGGGGTTTATTTATATACCAGACCCTATTACGGGTATTCTATGACTGTGCTTTTATCTGACATCAGGAATGATCTGATAAAGGATCTGGTTGGGAATCTTTCCTTAATGGTAAATGAAAAGAACCATAAGGAACTGGCAAAGCAGTTGCAGGTTAGCCTGGAGGATGCTGAGAAAATGAAATCCATCCAGTACAGGGATCTAGATCAGGAGGAAGTTGCTGAGGACAGCGTTTTGGTGAGTGCACCCTTTGCCGTGGACGTGGAGCTGTATAGCAAAAGCATTCAGAACACCGTTGAAGCCGGAATTCTACATTACCTGGAAACCAACCAATACTTCGCTAAGCAAAAGCAGATTAAAAAGGAGCACTTAGAAAGCCTGGTGGCTAAACTCAAGAAAGATATTGCCTCCATAGACAGCACCAAAGAAGTTGCGGCCTCTCTAAGGGGGCCTGCTAACGGATTTGTGTACGGAGAACCCCTGGACCCCACAGACCTTTACAAGGAAAGCGTGGTCATGTATGAACGCTTAACGTTCTTAGAAGCTAACCTGAAACGATTGGAGAACTTTGATGTGATCTCTGGTTTTGCCCCCAAGCTGGGCCCTACAGGTCCTAACCTGAAAAAGTATCTGTTGATTGGCGCGCTTTCCTCCTTTTTGCTGGGATTGGTGTTTGCTCTCTACCGTGAAAGAAAATCCGCATCCGTTTCCAACGCCCGTTTTTAA
- a CDS encoding GNAT family N-acetyltransferase: MSENTEHKLILRQLTSADYKEVKQIMELVYTNLGGSWTQKEFNSLLKRFPEGQLCIEDKGRVIAAALSLVVQYSEYGDKHTYEQIVGGGKFDTHDPDGDTLYGVDVFVHPEYRNLRLGRRLYDARKELCENLNLRGIILGGRIPGYKEHSDKMTPGKYIEQVRNKEIYDPILTFQLSNGFHVRKIIKGYMPQDKESKAYASLLEWINVYYEEKETLVGGKKRIVRIGVIQWQMRQMTSLEDFEQQVEFFIDTVSSYKADLVLFPEFFNAPLMALSDERTPSAAIRKLAEYTDGIRERLIHLALSYNINIIAGSMPEYIDNKLHNVSYLCRRDGTYDKQYKLHVTPDESHYWGMRGGNKLSVFETDFGKVGILICYDVEFPELARMLSDQEMKILFVPYQTDTKNAYLRVRHCAQARAIENECYVAITGSVGNLPRVENMDIQYSQSAVFSPSDVAFPHDAIIAEATPNTEMTLIADLDLDLLKDLNTTGSVRNLRDRRKDLYNLSWLHQKEDDLTEI, translated from the coding sequence ATGAGTGAGAATACCGAACATAAATTAATCCTGCGCCAACTTACCTCGGCAGATTACAAAGAGGTGAAACAGATCATGGAACTGGTTTACACCAACCTAGGTGGCTCCTGGACCCAGAAAGAATTCAACTCGCTGCTAAAGCGGTTCCCGGAAGGGCAGCTGTGTATTGAGGACAAGGGCCGGGTAATTGCGGCCGCGCTTAGCCTGGTGGTGCAGTACTCTGAGTACGGAGACAAGCACACCTATGAGCAGATTGTAGGCGGCGGTAAGTTTGACACCCATGATCCGGACGGCGACACATTATATGGCGTGGATGTGTTCGTGCACCCGGAATACCGGAACCTGCGCTTGGGCCGTCGTTTGTATGACGCCCGGAAGGAGCTTTGCGAAAACCTGAATCTGCGCGGCATCATTCTGGGCGGCCGTATCCCCGGCTACAAAGAGCATTCAGACAAAATGACGCCGGGCAAATACATTGAGCAGGTGCGGAACAAGGAAATCTACGATCCTATCCTCACCTTCCAGCTCAGTAACGGTTTCCACGTCCGGAAAATCATCAAAGGCTACATGCCCCAGGACAAGGAATCCAAAGCGTATGCATCCCTGTTGGAGTGGATCAACGTCTACTATGAGGAAAAAGAAACGCTGGTGGGCGGCAAGAAACGCATTGTGCGGATTGGCGTTATTCAGTGGCAAATGCGCCAGATGACTTCTCTGGAAGACTTTGAGCAGCAGGTAGAGTTCTTCATTGACACCGTAAGTTCGTACAAGGCAGACCTGGTCTTGTTTCCCGAATTCTTCAATGCGCCCTTGATGGCCCTTTCAGACGAAAGAACCCCATCGGCAGCCATCCGGAAACTGGCCGAATATACGGACGGAATAAGGGAGCGTTTGATACATTTGGCCCTGTCTTACAACATCAACATCATTGCCGGCAGCATGCCCGAGTACATTGACAACAAGCTGCACAATGTGAGTTACCTCTGCCGAAGAGACGGTACCTATGACAAGCAGTACAAGTTGCACGTGACCCCAGATGAATCGCATTACTGGGGCATGCGCGGCGGAAACAAGCTGTCTGTATTTGAGACCGACTTCGGGAAAGTGGGCATCCTGATCTGCTATGACGTGGAGTTCCCCGAGTTGGCGCGTATGCTGTCTGACCAGGAGATGAAAATTCTCTTTGTGCCCTATCAGACCGATACCAAGAACGCTTACCTCCGGGTGCGCCATTGCGCCCAAGCCCGTGCCATCGAGAATGAGTGCTACGTAGCCATTACGGGCAGCGTGGGGAACCTGCCGCGCGTGGAGAACATGGACATCCAGTACTCGCAATCGGCGGTGTTCTCGCCGTCAGACGTGGCCTTCCCGCATGATGCCATCATTGCTGAGGCCACCCCTAACACCGAGATGACCCTTATTGCCGACCTGGACCTGGATCTGCTCAAGGACCTGAACACCACCGGTAGCGTACGCAACCTGAGAGACCGCCGCAAGGACTTGTACAACCTGAGCTGGCTGCACCAGAAAGAGGATGACTTAACGGAGATCTAA
- a CDS encoding CoA transferase subunit B: MLDKHGIAKRIAQELKEGYYVNLGIGIPTLVANYIPEGMNVVLQSENGLLGMGPFPTEDQVDPDLINAGKQTVTYVPGSALFSSAESFAMIRGEHVDLTILGAMEVSENGDIANWKIPGKMVKGMGGAMDLVASAKNIIVAMQHTSRDGQSKLLKKCSLPITGLNCVKKIVTDLAVLEVTEDGFKLLERAPGVTVEQIKAATEGNLLVEGEIPEINF, encoded by the coding sequence ATGCTCGATAAACACGGCATTGCCAAAAGAATTGCCCAGGAACTGAAAGAAGGCTACTATGTGAACCTGGGGATAGGGATTCCTACCTTAGTGGCCAATTACATCCCAGAGGGGATGAACGTGGTCTTACAGAGTGAGAATGGGTTGCTGGGCATGGGCCCCTTCCCTACGGAAGACCAGGTGGACCCCGATCTAATCAACGCAGGCAAGCAGACGGTAACCTATGTGCCCGGTTCTGCGCTATTCAGCTCTGCGGAGAGCTTTGCCATGATCAGGGGCGAACACGTGGACCTCACCATTCTGGGGGCCATGGAGGTCTCTGAAAACGGCGACATCGCCAACTGGAAGATTCCGGGTAAAATGGTGAAAGGCATGGGCGGCGCCATGGACCTGGTGGCCTCGGCCAAAAATATCATTGTGGCCATGCAACACACCTCCAGAGACGGGCAATCCAAGCTCCTCAAAAAATGCAGCCTTCCCATTACCGGCCTCAACTGCGTGAAGAAAATCGTCACCGACCTTGCCGTGCTGGAGGTAACTGAAGACGGCTTTAAACTGCTGGAACGTGCCCCCGGCGTAACCGTGGAACAGATAAAGGCCGCCACCGAAGGCAACCTTCTGGTGGAGGGCGAGATCCCGGAAATCAACTTTTAA
- a CDS encoding four helix bundle protein yields MEGTPIGKGNVIVAKSFDFALSIVAYSETLEQLRKYVVANHLLKSGTSIGANVWEAQHAESRADFIHKLKIAAKEANETEYWLLLCQHSEHYPDIEDKLEKLLELQKLLSRIISSSKNN; encoded by the coding sequence ATGGAAGGTACACCTATTGGAAAAGGAAATGTTATCGTTGCCAAGTCCTTTGACTTTGCGCTGTCCATTGTTGCTTATTCAGAAACATTAGAACAATTACGCAAATACGTGGTGGCTAACCATCTTTTGAAAAGTGGCACTTCCATTGGCGCAAATGTTTGGGAGGCCCAACATGCTGAAAGCCGGGCTGATTTTATCCATAAACTCAAAATTGCCGCCAAAGAAGCCAATGAAACAGAGTATTGGCTTTTACTTTGCCAACACAGTGAACACTATCCTGACATTGAGGATAAGCTGGAAAAACTTCTGGAACTGCAGAAGCTGCTTTCCAGGATTATTTCCTCCTCTAAAAATAATTAA
- a CDS encoding CoA transferase subunit A, whose amino-acid sequence MINKVVQDAAAACQDIPNGATLMLGGFGLCGIPENSINELLRKGVKELTCISNNAGVDDFGIGLLLQKRQVKKMISSYVGENAEFERQLLSGELEVELNPQGTLAERIRAGGAGIPAFFTPAGYGTEVGEGKESREFNGKMYLMETWLKADFALVKAWKGDTAGNLVYKGTARNFNPMMAAAGKITIAEVEELVPVGELDPNQIHTPGIYVQRIFQGKDYEKRIEQRTTR is encoded by the coding sequence ATGATAAACAAAGTGGTACAAGATGCCGCCGCGGCGTGCCAGGATATCCCCAATGGCGCTACTCTTATGTTGGGCGGATTTGGGTTATGCGGCATCCCGGAGAACAGCATTAACGAGCTGCTGCGCAAAGGCGTGAAAGAGCTTACCTGTATCTCCAACAATGCGGGGGTAGATGATTTTGGCATTGGCCTGCTGCTGCAGAAGCGGCAGGTAAAGAAAATGATTTCCAGCTACGTAGGCGAAAACGCCGAGTTTGAGCGTCAGCTTCTCTCCGGGGAACTGGAGGTGGAGCTGAACCCACAAGGCACCCTGGCCGAACGCATCAGGGCAGGCGGCGCGGGCATTCCCGCGTTCTTCACCCCTGCCGGCTACGGCACCGAGGTAGGCGAAGGCAAGGAAAGCCGCGAATTCAACGGAAAGATGTACCTGATGGAAACCTGGCTCAAAGCGGATTTCGCGCTGGTGAAAGCCTGGAAAGGAGACACCGCTGGCAACCTGGTCTACAAAGGAACCGCCCGCAACTTCAATCCCATGATGGCTGCCGCCGGGAAAATCACCATTGCTGAGGTAGAAGAATTGGTACCCGTTGGCGAACTGGACCCCAACCAAATCCATACCCCCGGTATCTACGTGCAACGCATTTTCCAGGGTAAGGACTACGAGAAACGGATTGAGCAACGGACTACTCGTTAA
- a CDS encoding bifunctional riboflavin kinase/FAD synthetase: MIVIRELNQFPSLAHAVVTSGTFDGVHVGHQKILSRLIETTRQSHGQSVVITYWPHPRMVLHPEDDSLWLLSTIEERIEALRIFGVDYLLILPFTREFAQLSSEEYIQQILIQTIHTKKLVIGYDHRFGKNREGGFEYLQQNAVRYGFEVEEIPRQDIEAVGVSSSKIRTALEHGDVDTATRYLGRHYSLTGTVVQGKQLGRTIGFPTANIEVAEKTKLVPARGVYAVKVKTSQGVYKGMLNIGTRPTVDGSTQTIEVHLFDFASDLYGKEITLFFVAFLRPEEKFSGIEALTQQLQQDQASALQVLG, from the coding sequence ATGATCGTCATCCGGGAGCTTAATCAATTTCCTTCGCTTGCGCATGCGGTGGTCACGTCAGGTACGTTTGACGGCGTGCACGTAGGCCACCAAAAGATCTTATCCCGGCTCATAGAAACCACCCGCCAGAGTCACGGGCAAAGCGTGGTCATTACCTATTGGCCCCACCCCCGCATGGTGCTGCACCCCGAGGATGATTCCCTGTGGTTGCTGTCCACCATTGAGGAACGGATTGAGGCCCTCCGCATCTTTGGGGTAGACTATCTTCTGATTCTCCCCTTTACCCGCGAGTTTGCCCAACTCTCTTCTGAAGAGTATATCCAGCAGATCCTTATCCAGACTATCCATACCAAAAAGCTGGTGATTGGCTATGACCACCGTTTCGGGAAAAACCGCGAAGGGGGCTTTGAGTACCTGCAGCAGAACGCCGTCCGCTACGGCTTTGAGGTAGAGGAGATTCCGCGCCAGGACATTGAGGCCGTGGGCGTGAGCTCCAGCAAAATAAGGACCGCCCTGGAACACGGTGACGTGGACACTGCCACCCGCTACCTGGGCCGGCATTACTCCCTGACCGGCACCGTGGTGCAGGGCAAGCAACTGGGCCGCACCATCGGGTTCCCCACCGCCAACATAGAGGTGGCTGAAAAGACGAAGTTGGTACCCGCGCGCGGTGTGTATGCCGTGAAGGTGAAGACCAGCCAGGGCGTCTACAAAGGAATGCTGAACATAGGCACCCGCCCCACGGTAGACGGCTCTACCCAAACCATTGAAGTTCATCTCTTTGACTTTGCCTCTGACCTGTACGGCAAGGAAATAACACTTTTCTTTGTAGCCTTCCTGCGTCCTGAAGAGAAGTTCTCAGGCATAGAGGCGCTCACCCAACAATTACAGCAAGACCAGGCTTCGGCCTTACAGGTGTTAGGATAA
- the truB gene encoding tRNA pseudouridine(55) synthase TruB — protein MQEAPYDFEAGAILLIDKPLTWTSFDVVKKTKFALKIKKIGHAGTLDPLASGLLIMCTGKFTKRIEEIQAQEKEYTGTFTIGATTPSFDLETEVDSTFPTEHLTPAMLEEAAQSFLGEINQVPPIYSAVKINGERAYALARRGEEAEIKSKRITIKAFDLMGIEGNQVHFKVVCSKGTYIRSLARDFGLKLGCGAYLSKLVRTRIGDYRLEDAMNLAQLQELREKQLGQHDRHPGA, from the coding sequence ATGCAAGAAGCTCCTTATGATTTTGAAGCGGGCGCTATCCTGCTCATAGATAAACCTCTTACCTGGACGTCTTTTGACGTGGTAAAAAAAACCAAGTTCGCCCTTAAGATCAAGAAAATCGGCCACGCCGGTACCTTAGACCCTTTGGCGAGCGGCTTATTGATCATGTGCACCGGTAAATTCACCAAGCGCATAGAAGAGATTCAGGCGCAGGAAAAGGAATACACCGGCACCTTTACAATTGGCGCCACCACCCCTTCCTTTGACCTAGAAACCGAGGTAGACAGCACTTTCCCCACTGAGCATCTTACTCCTGCCATGCTGGAGGAGGCCGCCCAATCTTTCCTGGGTGAGATTAACCAAGTACCGCCTATTTACTCGGCCGTAAAGATAAACGGGGAGCGGGCCTATGCTCTGGCTCGCCGGGGCGAGGAGGCTGAGATCAAGTCTAAGCGCATCACCATCAAAGCTTTTGATTTAATGGGCATTGAAGGCAATCAGGTCCATTTCAAGGTAGTTTGTTCTAAGGGCACGTACATCAGGAGCTTGGCCCGCGATTTTGGCTTGAAACTAGGCTGCGGCGCGTATCTGTCTAAACTGGTGCGCACCCGTATTGGGGACTACCGCCTGGAAGACGCCATGAATTTAGCCCAACTACAGGAACTCCGCGAAAAACAACTGGGTCAACATGATCGTCATCCGGGAGCTTAA
- a CDS encoding undecaprenyl-diphosphate phosphatase, with protein sequence MSIWQAIILAIIEGLTEFLPVSSTGHMVIASSLMGISAFEFTKMFTVTIQFGAILSVVVLYWKRFINSVDFYQKLLVAVIPALAIGFVLKDYVDAMLERVEVVAISLLLGGVILIFVDKWFKEKENPVTTPSYKNALIIGLFQCIAMIPGVSRSASSIIGGLTQNMTRKAAAEFSFFMAVPTMLAAATYSVLKDLLHLEISDVVKLDFPKIEKALSSITPQEWQVLAIGNVVAFLVAMAAIRFFVGFLTKYGFKLFGYYRIVVGLVILLLLGLGIEIKIV encoded by the coding sequence ATGAGTATCTGGCAAGCCATCATCCTCGCTATCATAGAGGGGCTGACGGAATTTCTCCCGGTCTCCTCCACCGGGCACATGGTCATCGCGTCCAGCTTAATGGGTATCAGTGCCTTTGAGTTTACCAAAATGTTTACGGTCACCATCCAGTTTGGTGCTATCCTTTCGGTGGTGGTGCTGTATTGGAAACGCTTTATCAACTCCGTTGATTTCTACCAGAAACTGCTGGTGGCAGTGATTCCGGCCCTGGCTATTGGCTTTGTGCTGAAAGACTACGTGGACGCCATGCTGGAGCGCGTGGAGGTGGTGGCCATTAGCCTTCTGTTGGGTGGCGTTATCCTCATTTTTGTAGACAAGTGGTTTAAGGAAAAGGAAAATCCGGTCACTACCCCTAGCTACAAAAATGCCCTTATTATTGGCTTGTTCCAGTGTATTGCCATGATCCCGGGGGTATCCCGGTCGGCGTCTTCCATTATTGGCGGTCTTACCCAGAACATGACCCGCAAGGCGGCAGCTGAATTCTCCTTCTTTATGGCCGTACCCACCATGCTGGCCGCCGCCACTTACAGCGTTTTGAAAGACCTGTTGCACTTGGAGATTTCTGACGTAGTGAAGCTGGACTTCCCTAAAATAGAGAAGGCCCTTTCCTCTATCACCCCCCAGGAATGGCAAGTGTTAGCCATTGGCAACGTAGTCGCCTTTTTGGTGGCCATGGCCGCCATCCGGTTTTTTGTGGGATTCCTGACCAAGTACGGTTTTAAATTATTTGGCTACTATCGCATTGTGGTGGGCTTGGTGATTCTTCTGTTGTTGGGCTTGGGAATTGAAATTAAAATAGTCTGA
- a CDS encoding DUF3098 domain-containing protein produces the protein MENKNPTSFAFGKRNYRIMLVGLLVMAIGFIIMTLDTEPYGYGFLGLTLGPIVLVIGFLIQFFAILAKPHKTVK, from the coding sequence ATGGAAAACAAGAACCCCACTTCCTTTGCCTTCGGCAAGCGCAATTACCGCATTATGCTGGTTGGCTTATTGGTCATGGCTATTGGCTTTATTATCATGACCCTGGATACGGAGCCTTACGGCTATGGTTTTTTGGGCCTTACCCTGGGACCTATTGTATTGGTGATAGGTTTTCTGATCCAATTTTTTGCCATTCTGGCCAAACCCCACAAAACGGTTAAATGA
- a CDS encoding cell division protein FtsX, which produces MAAKPLKHTRKKKLGNYPHTMVMFSITLALFVIGSFGLLLIHANKLSNMVKRNIEVQVYLDREITPLEIEKLKKTLGRKEYIAYEGTEPQVSFLSKEEGAREFIDESGEDFLTFLGENPLHDAFILRINPDFSTSGQLKKIKQDLQNTLGVYEVDYVESLIDSINQNLRRLSIVLIGFAAILVLVVIILINNTIKLALFSQRFLIRSMQLVGATSFFIQRPFLNRATFQGVVSGILASILLYGLMHYAYHEISELYVLRDEQQLLILMASLMILGGVLGFFSSYRAVKKYLRSSLDDLY; this is translated from the coding sequence ATGGCAGCAAAACCGCTTAAACATACCCGCAAGAAAAAACTGGGCAATTACCCCCACACCATGGTGATGTTCAGCATCACGCTGGCGCTGTTTGTGATAGGCTCCTTTGGGTTATTGCTCATTCATGCCAACAAGCTCTCTAACATGGTTAAGCGCAACATTGAGGTGCAGGTGTACCTTGACCGCGAGATTACCCCCCTGGAAATAGAGAAGCTCAAGAAGACCCTTGGCCGGAAAGAATACATCGCCTATGAAGGCACGGAGCCCCAGGTAAGCTTTCTGTCAAAAGAGGAAGGCGCCCGAGAGTTCATTGACGAGAGCGGTGAGGATTTTCTGACCTTCCTGGGCGAGAACCCGCTCCATGATGCCTTTATCCTACGTATCAACCCCGACTTTTCAACCTCGGGCCAACTCAAGAAAATAAAGCAGGACCTGCAGAACACCCTGGGGGTGTATGAAGTAGACTACGTGGAAAGCCTCATAGATTCTATCAACCAGAACCTGAGACGGCTAAGCATTGTCTTGATCGGGTTTGCCGCTATTCTGGTGTTGGTGGTGATTATCCTGATCAATAATACCATTAAGCTGGCCCTTTTCTCGCAGCGGTTCCTGATCAGGAGCATGCAGCTGGTGGGAGCTACCTCTTTCTTTATCCAGCGGCCGTTCCTGAACAGGGCCACCTTCCAGGGGGTGGTTAGCGGCATTCTGGCCTCAATCCTGCTGTATGGCCTCATGCACTATGCCTACCATGAAATCAGTGAGTTGTATGTCCTGCGTGACGAGCAGCAATTGCTTATTCTCATGGCGTCCCTGATGATTCTGGGCGGCGTGTTGGGATTTTTCAGTTCTTACCGCGCGGTCAAGAAATACCTGCGCTCCTCTTTAGACGATCTTTATTAA